One segment of Eschrichtius robustus isolate mEscRob2 chromosome 3, mEscRob2.pri, whole genome shotgun sequence DNA contains the following:
- the ZNF687 gene encoding zinc finger protein 687 isoform X1, which yields MGDMKTPDFDDLLAAFDIPDIDANEAIHSGPEENEGPGGSGKPEPSVGGESGEATAVAAGDGPGLPAQASDHGLPPPDVSAVSVIVKNTVCPEQSESLAGSSGGEGARAGGVTKEGSMGPRLMQNGFGGPEPSLPGTPHSPAPPSGGTWKEKSMEGKAPLDLFAHFGPEPGEHPDPLPPSAPSPPREGAMTPPPFSSPFELARENGPALLPPGSPPLLGALKQESCSPLHPQSLPGSGSGSSPEATGVPASVSPSRVAGVSFFKKSPGHQSPLASPKVPSCQPLKEEEDEGPVDKSPPGSPQSPSSGAEAADEDSNDSPASSSSSRPLKVRIKTIKTSCGNITRTVTRVPSDPDPPAPLPEGGFLAEASLLKLSPATPTPEGPKVVSVQLGDGTRLKGTVLPVATIQNASTAMLMAASVARKAVVLPGGTAPSPKTMAKNVLGLVPQALPKAEGRAGLGAGGQKVNGASVVMVQPSKPATGPGAGGGTVISRTQSSLVEAFNKILNSKNLLPAYRPNLSPPAEAGLALPPTGYRCLECGDAFSLEKSLARHYDRRSMRIEVTCNHCARRLVFFNKCSLLLHAREHKDKGLVMQCSHLVMRPVALDQMVGQPDITPLLAVPPALGPPALPALGKGDGAVTSSAVTAVAAEAPVLPLSAEPPAAPATSAYTCFRCLECKEQCRDKAGMATHFQQLGPPAPGATSNVCPTCPMMLPNRCSFSAHQRMHKNRPPHVCPECGGNFLQANFQTHLREACLHFSRRVGYRCPSCAVVFGGVNSIKSHIQTSHCEVFHKCPICPMAFKSAPSAHAHLYTQHPSFHTQQAKMIYKCAMCDTVFTHKPLLSSHFDQHLLPQRVSVFKCPSCPLLFAQKRTMLEHLKNTHQSGRSGEETLGKGAGGALLTPKTEPEELAVSRGGAAAPTEESSSSSEEEELPSSPEPPRPTKRPRRELGSKGVKGGGGGPGGWTCGLCHSWFPERDEYVGHMKKEHGKSVKKFPCRLCERSFCSAPSLRRHVRVNHEGIKRVYPCRYCTEGKRTFSSRLILEKHVQVRHGLPLGAQSPGRGSALARGPGARAQGPGRKRRQSSDSCSEEPDSTTPPAKSPRGGPAAGGHGPLRYRSSSSAEQSLMVGLRVDGGAQQCLDCGLCFASPGSLSRHRFISHKKKRGVGSASALGLGDGEEEAPPPSRSDPEGGDSPLPASGGPLTCKVCGKSCDSPLNLKTHFRTHGMAFIRARQGGSGDN from the exons ATGGGGGACATGAAGACCCCTGATTTTGATGACCTGCTTGCTGCCTTTGACATCCCCGACATTGATGCAAATGAAGCCATCCACTCTGGGCCAGAAGAAAATGAGGGGCCAGGAGGCTCAGGGAAGCCAGAACCCAGTGTAGGAGGTGAATCTGGAGAAGCAACAGCAGTGGCTGCCGGGGATGGCCCTGGGTTGCCCGCCCAGGCCTCTGACCATGGCCTGCCACCGCCAGACGTCTCGGCAGTCAGCGTCATTGTCAAGAACACTGTGTGTCCTGAGCAGTCGGAGTCCCTGGCTGGGAGTTCAGGAGGGGAAGGGGCCCGGGCTGGGGGAGTGACTAAGGAAGGGTCTATGGGACCTCGTCTAATGCAAAATGGTTTTGGGGGCCCTGAGCCATCCCTTCCAGGAACCCCGCACTCTCCAGCTCCTCCCAGTGGGGGTACCTGGAAAGAAAAATCCATGGAAGGCAAAGCTCCCCTGGacctctttgctcattttgggcCTGAGCCAGGGGAGCACCCcgatccccttcctccctctgcgCCCTCCCCACCTCGGGAAGGGGCCATGACCCcacctcctttctcctctccctttgAACTGGCCCGGGAGAATGGCCCAGCCCTGCTGCCCCCTGGTTCTCCCCCACTGCTGGGGGCCTTGAAGCAGGAAAGCTGCAGCCCTCTTCATCCCCAGAGCCTACCAGGCTCAGGCTCAGGCTCTAGCCCTGAGGCCACGGGCGTCCCTGCCAGTGTCTCCCCTTCCCGGGTTGCAGGGGTGTCCTTCTTCAAGAAGTCTCCAGGGCACCAGAGCCCTCTTGCCTCCCCTAAAGTGCCCAGCTGTCAGCCCCTAAAGGAAGAAGAGGACGAGGGACCAGTGGACAAGTCTCCCCCAGGAAGTCCCCAGAGTCCCTCTAGTGGAGCCGAGGCTGCAGATGAGGACAGCAATGACTCCCctgcctcctccagctcctctagGCCCCTCAAGGTACGGATTAAGACCATTAAAACATCCTGCGGGAATATCACAAGGACTGTAACCCGGGTCCCCTCAGACCCTGATCCCCCTGCCCCCTTGCCTGAAGGGGGCTTCCTGGCAGAGGCTAGCCTCCTGAAGCTGTCCCCCGCAACCCCGACCCCTGAGGGTCCAAAGGTGGTGAGTGTCCAGCTGGGTGATGGCACGAGGCTAAAGGGCACCGTGCTGCCCGTGGCCACCATCCAGAACGCCAGCACTGCCATGCTGATGGCAGCCAGTGTGGCCCGCAAAGCCGTGGTTCTGCCTGGAGGCACTGCCCCCAGCCCTAAGACGATGGCTAAGAATGTGCTGGGTCTAGTGCCCCAAGCGCTGCCCAAGgctgaggggagggcagggctgggggctggggggcagaaGGTGAACGGTGCCTCGGTGGTGATGGTGCAGCCCTCTAAGCCGGCCACTGggccgggggcagggggtggcACCGTGATCTCACGGACGCAGTCCAGCCTGGTGGAGGCCTTCAACAAGATCCTCAACAGCAAGAACTTGCTGCCTGCCTACCGGCCAAACCTGAGTCCACCGGCTGAGGCCGGGCTGGCCCTGCCGCCCACGGGCTACCGCTGCCTCGAGTGTGGGGACGCCTTCTCGTTGGAGAAGAGCCTGGCGCGACACTATGACCGCCGGAGCATGCGCATCGAGGTCACCTGCAACCACTGCGCCCGCCGCCTAGTCTTCTTCAACAAGTGCAGCCTGCTGCTGCACGCCCGTGAGCACAAGGACAAGGGGCTCGTCATGCAGTGCTCGCACCTGGTCATGAGGCCGGTGGCCCTGGACCAGATGGTGGGGCAGCCGGACATCACGCCCCTGCTGGCTGTCCCACCAGCCCTCGGACCTCCAGCCTTGCCTGCCTTGGGCAAGGGTGACGGGGCCGTCACCTCCTCCGCCGTTACTGCAGTTGCCGCTGAGGCCCCTGTGCTGCCACTCTCAGCTGAGCCGCCTGCCGCCCCGGCCACCTCTGCTTACACCTGCTTCCGCTGCCTGGAGTGCAAGGAGCAGTGCCGGGACAAGGCCGGCATGGCTACCCACTTCCAGCAGCTCGGGCCCCCCGCCCCTGGCGCCACCAGCAAT GTGTGCCCAACCTGCCCCATGATGCTCCCCAATCGCTGCAGCTTCAGCGCCCACCAGCGCATGCATAAGAACCGGCCTCCCCACGTCTGCCCGGAGTGTGGGGGCAACTTCCTGCAAGCCAATTTTCAGACCCACCTCCGGGAGGCCTGTCTGCATTTCTCTCGCCGCGTAGGATACAG GTGCCCCAGCTGTGCAGTGGTGTTTGGGGGTGTGAACTCCATCAAGTCCCACATCCAAACGTCACACTGCGAGGTTTTCCACAAGTGCCCCATCTGCCCCATGGCCTTCAAGTCTGCACCCAGCGCCCACGCCCACCTCTACACCCAGCATCCCAGCTTCCACACGCAGCAGGCCAA GATGATCTACAAGTGCGCCATGTGTGACACAGTCTTCACTCACAAGCCCCTCCTCTCCTCGCACTTCGACCAGCACTTGCTGCCCCAGCGTGTCAGCGTCTTTAAGTGCCCATCTTGTCCTCTGCTTTTTGCCCAAAAAAGGACCATGCTGGAACATCTCAAG AATACCCATCAGTCTGGGCGCTCGGGGGAGGAGACTCTTGGGAAAGGGGCCGGGGGTGCCCTTCTGACCCCCAAGACTGAGCCTGAGGAGCTGGCTGTGTCTCGGGGAGGAGCAGCTGCCCCTACTGAGGAATCTTCTTCATCCTCAGAAGAGGAAGAACTGCCCAGCTCCCCTGAGCCCCCTCGCCCAACCAAACGGCCCCGGCGAGAACTGGGGAGCAAAGGTGtcaagggcgggggtgggggccctGGAGGCTGGACCTGTGGCCTTTGTCACTCCTGGTTCCCTGAGCGTGACGAGTATGTGGGCCACATGAAGAaggagcatggcaag TCAGTGAAAAAGTTTCCCTGTCGCCTGTGTGAGCGCTCCTTCTGCTCCGCCCCCAGCCTGAGGCGCCACGTCAGGGTCAATCACGAGGGTATCAAGCGAGTTTACCCATGCAG GTATTGCACAGAGGGAAAACGCACCTTCAGCAGCCGCCTGATCCTGGAGAAACACGTCCAGGTCCGGCACGGCTTGCCGCTCGGGGCCCAGTCCCCTGGCCGGGGGAGCGCCCTGGCTCGGGGCCCTGGTGCCAGAGCCCAG GGGCCGGGACGGAAACGCCGCCAGTCCTCTGACTCTTGCAGTGAGGAGCCTGACAGCACGACACCTCCAGCCAAGTCCCCCAGGGGCGGCCCCGCGGCGGGAGGCCACGGCCCCCTGCGCTACCGGAGCAGCAGCTCAGCGGAGCAGAGCCTCATGGTGGGGTTGAGGGTGGATGGCGGCGCCCAGCAGTGCCTCGACTGCGGCTTGTGCTTCGCCTCCCCTGGCTCCCTGAGCCGGCACCGTTTCATCAGCCACAAGAAGAAACGGGGTGTGGGGAGTGCCAGTGCCCTGggcctgggggatggggaggaagaaGCCCCCCCTCCTTCCAGGTCTGACCCAGAGGGGGGAGATTCACCCTTGCCAGCTTCTGGAGGCCCACTGACATGTAAGGTCTGTGGCAAGAGCTGCGACAGCCCTCTCAACCTCAAGACCCATTTCCGCACACATGGCATGGCGTTCATCAGGGCTCGGCAAGGGGGCAGTGGGGACAACTAG
- the ZNF687 gene encoding zinc finger protein 687 isoform X2 → MGDMKTPDFDDLLAAFDIPDIDANEAIHSGPEENEGPGGSGKPEPSVGGESGEATAVAAGDGPGLPAQASDHGLPPPDVSAVSVIVKNTVCPEQSESLAGSSGGEGARAGGVTKEGSMGPRLMQNGFGGPEPSLPGTPHSPAPPSGGTWKEKSMEGKAPLDLFAHFGPEPGEHPDPLPPSAPSPPREGAMTPPPFSSPFELARENGPALLPPGSPPLLGALKQESCSPLHPQSLPGSGSGSSPEATGVPASVSPSRVAGVSFFKKSPGHQSPLASPKVPSCQPLKEEEDEGPVDKSPPGSPQSPSSGAEAADEDSNDSPASSSSSRPLKVRIKTIKTSCGNITRTVTRVPSDPDPPAPLPEGGFLAEASLLKLSPATPTPEGPKVVSVQLGDGTRLKGTVLPVATIQNASTAMLMAASVARKAVVLPGGTAPSPKTMAKNVLGLVPQALPKAEGRAGLGAGGQKVNGASVVMVQPSKPATGPGAGGGTVISRTQSSLVEAFNKILNSKNLLPAYRPNLSPPAEAGLALPPTGYRCLECGDAFSLEKSLARHYDRRSMRIEVTCNHCARRLVFFNKCSLLLHAREHKDKGLVMQCSHLVMRPVALDQMVGQPDITPLLAVPPALGPPALPALGKGDGAVTSSAVTAVAAEAPVLPLSAEPPAAPATSAYTCFRCLECKEQCRDKAGMATHFQQLGPPAPGATSNVCPTCPMMLPNRCSFSAHQRMHKNRPPHVCPECGGNFLQANFQTHLREACLHFSRRVGYRCPSCAVVFGGVNSIKSHIQTSHCEVFHKCPICPMAFKSAPSAHAHLYTQHPSFHTQQAKMIYKCAMCDTVFTHKPLLSSHFDQHLLPQRVSVFKCPSCPLLFAQKRTMLEHLKNTHQSGRSGEETLGKGAGGALLTPKTEPEELAVSRGGAAAPTEESSSSSEEEELPSSPEPPRPTKRPRRELGSKGVKGGGGGPGGWTCGLCHSWFPERDEYVGHMKKEHGKSVKKFPCRLCERSFCSAPSLRRHVRVNHEGIKRVYPCRSEWTDG, encoded by the exons ATGGGGGACATGAAGACCCCTGATTTTGATGACCTGCTTGCTGCCTTTGACATCCCCGACATTGATGCAAATGAAGCCATCCACTCTGGGCCAGAAGAAAATGAGGGGCCAGGAGGCTCAGGGAAGCCAGAACCCAGTGTAGGAGGTGAATCTGGAGAAGCAACAGCAGTGGCTGCCGGGGATGGCCCTGGGTTGCCCGCCCAGGCCTCTGACCATGGCCTGCCACCGCCAGACGTCTCGGCAGTCAGCGTCATTGTCAAGAACACTGTGTGTCCTGAGCAGTCGGAGTCCCTGGCTGGGAGTTCAGGAGGGGAAGGGGCCCGGGCTGGGGGAGTGACTAAGGAAGGGTCTATGGGACCTCGTCTAATGCAAAATGGTTTTGGGGGCCCTGAGCCATCCCTTCCAGGAACCCCGCACTCTCCAGCTCCTCCCAGTGGGGGTACCTGGAAAGAAAAATCCATGGAAGGCAAAGCTCCCCTGGacctctttgctcattttgggcCTGAGCCAGGGGAGCACCCcgatccccttcctccctctgcgCCCTCCCCACCTCGGGAAGGGGCCATGACCCcacctcctttctcctctccctttgAACTGGCCCGGGAGAATGGCCCAGCCCTGCTGCCCCCTGGTTCTCCCCCACTGCTGGGGGCCTTGAAGCAGGAAAGCTGCAGCCCTCTTCATCCCCAGAGCCTACCAGGCTCAGGCTCAGGCTCTAGCCCTGAGGCCACGGGCGTCCCTGCCAGTGTCTCCCCTTCCCGGGTTGCAGGGGTGTCCTTCTTCAAGAAGTCTCCAGGGCACCAGAGCCCTCTTGCCTCCCCTAAAGTGCCCAGCTGTCAGCCCCTAAAGGAAGAAGAGGACGAGGGACCAGTGGACAAGTCTCCCCCAGGAAGTCCCCAGAGTCCCTCTAGTGGAGCCGAGGCTGCAGATGAGGACAGCAATGACTCCCctgcctcctccagctcctctagGCCCCTCAAGGTACGGATTAAGACCATTAAAACATCCTGCGGGAATATCACAAGGACTGTAACCCGGGTCCCCTCAGACCCTGATCCCCCTGCCCCCTTGCCTGAAGGGGGCTTCCTGGCAGAGGCTAGCCTCCTGAAGCTGTCCCCCGCAACCCCGACCCCTGAGGGTCCAAAGGTGGTGAGTGTCCAGCTGGGTGATGGCACGAGGCTAAAGGGCACCGTGCTGCCCGTGGCCACCATCCAGAACGCCAGCACTGCCATGCTGATGGCAGCCAGTGTGGCCCGCAAAGCCGTGGTTCTGCCTGGAGGCACTGCCCCCAGCCCTAAGACGATGGCTAAGAATGTGCTGGGTCTAGTGCCCCAAGCGCTGCCCAAGgctgaggggagggcagggctgggggctggggggcagaaGGTGAACGGTGCCTCGGTGGTGATGGTGCAGCCCTCTAAGCCGGCCACTGggccgggggcagggggtggcACCGTGATCTCACGGACGCAGTCCAGCCTGGTGGAGGCCTTCAACAAGATCCTCAACAGCAAGAACTTGCTGCCTGCCTACCGGCCAAACCTGAGTCCACCGGCTGAGGCCGGGCTGGCCCTGCCGCCCACGGGCTACCGCTGCCTCGAGTGTGGGGACGCCTTCTCGTTGGAGAAGAGCCTGGCGCGACACTATGACCGCCGGAGCATGCGCATCGAGGTCACCTGCAACCACTGCGCCCGCCGCCTAGTCTTCTTCAACAAGTGCAGCCTGCTGCTGCACGCCCGTGAGCACAAGGACAAGGGGCTCGTCATGCAGTGCTCGCACCTGGTCATGAGGCCGGTGGCCCTGGACCAGATGGTGGGGCAGCCGGACATCACGCCCCTGCTGGCTGTCCCACCAGCCCTCGGACCTCCAGCCTTGCCTGCCTTGGGCAAGGGTGACGGGGCCGTCACCTCCTCCGCCGTTACTGCAGTTGCCGCTGAGGCCCCTGTGCTGCCACTCTCAGCTGAGCCGCCTGCCGCCCCGGCCACCTCTGCTTACACCTGCTTCCGCTGCCTGGAGTGCAAGGAGCAGTGCCGGGACAAGGCCGGCATGGCTACCCACTTCCAGCAGCTCGGGCCCCCCGCCCCTGGCGCCACCAGCAAT GTGTGCCCAACCTGCCCCATGATGCTCCCCAATCGCTGCAGCTTCAGCGCCCACCAGCGCATGCATAAGAACCGGCCTCCCCACGTCTGCCCGGAGTGTGGGGGCAACTTCCTGCAAGCCAATTTTCAGACCCACCTCCGGGAGGCCTGTCTGCATTTCTCTCGCCGCGTAGGATACAG GTGCCCCAGCTGTGCAGTGGTGTTTGGGGGTGTGAACTCCATCAAGTCCCACATCCAAACGTCACACTGCGAGGTTTTCCACAAGTGCCCCATCTGCCCCATGGCCTTCAAGTCTGCACCCAGCGCCCACGCCCACCTCTACACCCAGCATCCCAGCTTCCACACGCAGCAGGCCAA GATGATCTACAAGTGCGCCATGTGTGACACAGTCTTCACTCACAAGCCCCTCCTCTCCTCGCACTTCGACCAGCACTTGCTGCCCCAGCGTGTCAGCGTCTTTAAGTGCCCATCTTGTCCTCTGCTTTTTGCCCAAAAAAGGACCATGCTGGAACATCTCAAG AATACCCATCAGTCTGGGCGCTCGGGGGAGGAGACTCTTGGGAAAGGGGCCGGGGGTGCCCTTCTGACCCCCAAGACTGAGCCTGAGGAGCTGGCTGTGTCTCGGGGAGGAGCAGCTGCCCCTACTGAGGAATCTTCTTCATCCTCAGAAGAGGAAGAACTGCCCAGCTCCCCTGAGCCCCCTCGCCCAACCAAACGGCCCCGGCGAGAACTGGGGAGCAAAGGTGtcaagggcgggggtgggggccctGGAGGCTGGACCTGTGGCCTTTGTCACTCCTGGTTCCCTGAGCGTGACGAGTATGTGGGCCACATGAAGAaggagcatggcaag TCAGTGAAAAAGTTTCCCTGTCGCCTGTGTGAGCGCTCCTTCTGCTCCGCCCCCAGCCTGAGGCGCCACGTCAGGGTCAATCACGAGGGTATCAAGCGAGTTTACCCATGCAG GTCTGAGTGGACTGACGGTTGA
- the PI4KB gene encoding phosphatidylinositol 4-kinase beta isoform X4, with translation MAIGKRLATLPTKEQKTQRLISELSLLNHKLPARVWLPTAGFDHHVVRVPHTQAVVLNSKDKAPYLIYVEVLECENFDTTNVPARIPENRIRSTRSVENLPECGITHEQRAGSFSTVPNYDNDDEAWSVDDIGELQVELPEVHTNSCDNISQFSVDSITSQESKEPVFIAAGDIRRRLSEQLAHTPTAFKRDPEDPSAVALKEPWQEKVRRIREGSPYGHLPNWRLLSVIVKCGDDLRQELLAFQVLKQLQSIWEQERVPLWIKPYKILVISADSGMIEPVVNAVSIHQVKKQSQLSLLDYFLQEHGSYTTEAFLSAQRNFVQSCAGYCLVCYLLQVKDRHNGNILLDAEGHIIHIDFGFILSSSPRNLGFETSAFKLTTEFVDVMGGLDGDMFNYYKMLMLQGLIAARKHMDKVVQIVEIMQQGSQLPCFHGSSTIRNLKERFHMSTTEEQLQLLVEQMVDGSMRSITTKLYDGFQYLTNGIM, from the exons ATGGCGATTGGCAAGCGGCTGGCCACGCTTCCCACCAAGGAACAGAAAACACAGCGGCTGATCTCAGAGCTCTCCCTGCTCAACCATAAGCTCCCTGCCCGAGTCTGGCTGCCCACTGCTGGCTTTGACCACCACGTGGTCCGCGTGCCCCACACCCAGGCTGTTGTCCTCAACTCTAAGGACAAG GCTCCCTACCTGATCTATGTGGAAGTCCTCGAATGTGAAAACTTCGACACCACCAACGTCCCCGCCCGGATCCCGGAGAACCGAATTCGTAGCACCCGGTCTGTAGAGAACCTGCCCGAATGCGGCATCACCCACGAGCAGCGGGCAGGCAGCTTCAGCACTGTGCCCAACTATGACAACGATGATGAGGCCTGGTCGGTGGATGACATAGGCGAGCTGCAGGTGGAG CTCCCTGAAGTGCACACCAACAGCTGTGACAACATCTCCCAGTTCTCCGTGGACAGCATCACCAGCCAAGAGAGCAAGGagcctgtgttcattgcagcaggtGACATCCG ACGGCGCCTTTCGGAGCAGCTGGCTCACACCCCCACAGCCTTCAAACGAGACCCAGAAGACCCTTCTGCAGTTGCTCTCAAAGAGCCCTGGCAGGAGAAAGTGCG GCGCATTAGAGAGGGCTCCCCCTATGGCCATCTCCCCAATTGGCGGCTCCTGTCAGTCATTGTCAAGTGTGGGGATGACCTTCggcaggagctgctggccttccAGGTGTTGAAGCAACTGCAG TCCATTTGGGAACAGGAGCGAGTACCCCTGTGGATCAAGCCATACAAGATTCTTGTGATTTCGGCCGACAGTGGCATGATTGAACCAGTGGTCAATGCTGTGTCTATCCACCAGGTGAAGAAACAGTCACAGCTCTCCTTGCTCGATTACTTCCTGCAGGAGCATGGCAGTTACACTACCGAGGCATTCCTCAGTGCCCAGCGCAATTTTGTGCAGAGTTGTGCTGGCTACTGCTTGGTCTGCTACCTGCTGCAAGTCAAGGACAG ACACAATGGGAATATCCTGTTGGACGCAGAAGGCCACATCATCCACATCGACTTTGGCTTCATCCTGTCCAGCTCACCCCGAAACCTGGGCTTTGAGACATCAGCCTTTAAGCTGACCACAGAGTTTGTAGAC gtGATGGGCGGCCTGGATGGCGACATGTTCAACTACTACAAGATGCTGATGCTGCAGGGGCTGATTGCTGCCCGGAAACACATGGATAAGGTGGTGCAGATCGTGGAGATCATGCAGcaag GTTCTCAGCTTCCTTGCTTCCATGGCTCCAGTACCATCCGCAACCTCAAGGAGAGGTTCCACATGAGCACGACTGAGGAGCAGCTCCAGCTGCTGGTGGAGCAGATGGTGGACGGCAGCATGCGGTCTATCACCACCAAACTCTACGATGGCTTCCAGTACCTCACCAACGGCATCATGTGA